A part of Hippea maritima DSM 10411 genomic DNA contains:
- a CDS encoding cobyrinate a,c-diamide synthase, translating to MKKSFLIAADRSNSGKTTITLGILSFLKKHNLSVAGFKCGPDYIDTLHLTRVSGSPAYNLDTIFETPQELKTTFSLAMNNVDVGVVEGVMGYFDGIDYATFKGSSYEVASILNLPVFLVLDVSGSSYSVASIVKGIVGLSKNAKVGGVILNNVASPLHESMVKSSIEYHTGIQVVGALKKGELPSLPSRHLGVYTALEVDDDFYDDLAKRVGLSVDIDRIIDVSNYQSDTAVIYKTKEQPKNKKAFVAFDEAFSFYYQHNLDYLAKLGYEVCFFSPMKDEAVDGADFVYLGGGYPELYADRLSSSKNTINSIVEYVNSDKPMLAECGGMIYLTKGIAKDGRFFDFCGVFDAACEMTKKREALGYVSVEGLGLRFSGIGHEFHYSRLRSVNEPYAFKIKKLTTKSEYLDGFVKNRTISSYTHFYFSSKNRDLIDFLFGGAL from the coding sequence GTGAAGAAATCGTTTCTCATAGCAGCCGATAGGTCTAATAGCGGAAAGACCACCATAACATTAGGCATACTTTCTTTTTTAAAGAAGCATAATCTGTCTGTGGCTGGATTTAAATGCGGCCCAGACTATATCGACACGCTTCATCTGACCAGAGTATCGGGCAGTCCAGCATACAATTTGGATACGATCTTTGAAACACCGCAAGAGCTTAAAACCACATTCTCTTTGGCAATGAATAATGTGGATGTTGGCGTTGTTGAAGGTGTTATGGGGTATTTTGATGGTATCGACTATGCAACATTTAAAGGCAGCAGCTATGAGGTAGCCTCCATTTTGAATTTGCCCGTCTTCTTAGTTTTGGATGTATCCGGCAGTTCGTATTCTGTTGCATCTATTGTTAAGGGCATTGTTGGGTTATCAAAGAATGCAAAGGTGGGCGGTGTGATTTTAAATAATGTTGCATCCCCTCTGCATGAAAGCATGGTTAAATCCTCCATTGAATATCACACAGGCATACAGGTGGTTGGGGCTTTGAAAAAGGGTGAGCTTCCCAGTTTGCCCTCACGCCATTTAGGTGTTTATACAGCCTTAGAGGTTGATGATGATTTTTATGATGATTTAGCCAAGCGTGTTGGATTGTCTGTTGATATCGATAGAATCATTGATGTCTCAAATTATCAAAGCGACACTGCTGTAATTTATAAAACCAAAGAACAGCCAAAAAATAAAAAGGCCTTTGTTGCGTTTGATGAGGCCTTTAGTTTTTATTATCAGCACAATCTGGATTATTTGGCTAAGTTGGGTTATGAGGTGTGCTTCTTTTCACCAATGAAGGATGAAGCCGTTGATGGTGCGGATTTTGTATATCTTGGCGGGGGTTATCCTGAGCTGTATGCCGATAGGCTTTCAAGCTCAAAGAATACGATCAATAGCATTGTTGAGTATGTAAACTCAGATAAACCCATGCTTGCAGAGTGCGGCGGTATGATTTATCTGACAAAGGGTATAGCTAAAGACGGCAGATTTTTTGATTTTTGCGGTGTTTTTGATGCTGCGTGTGAGATGACAAAAAAGAGAGAGGCTTTGGGCTATGTGTCTGTTGAGGGCTTGGGCTTGAGGTTTAGCGGTATTGGACATGAGTTTCACTATTCCCGCCTAAGATCGGTTAATGAGCCTTACGCATTTAAAATAAAAAAACTTACAACCAAAAGTGAGTATCTTGACGGCTTTGTTAAAAATAGGACTATATCAAGCTATACGCATTTTTACTTTTCCTCTAAGAACAGGGATTTAATAGATTTTCTTTTTGGAGGTGCTTTATGA
- the cobA gene encoding uroporphyrinogen-III C-methyltransferase: protein MSAKLIIASCPPDKNKITKQLSDALNDCDVILYDRLIDANILDGVRAKKVFVGKQPYKKHPTQESINDMIKMYLKKGLRVVRLKGGDAAFFSRATEEIAVAKQLNAEVCWIAGITSASLLCERLKTSLTVRGVSNGVIFITGHTKDNKIEEEYDWDAIVRLNMTLVIYMGIKNLPLISQLLMDKGMDPKTPVAVGMNLGFDDERVEFFYLKELKTEGINLKPPAIVVIGDVLKYSLKD from the coding sequence ATGTCCGCTAAACTGATCATAGCCTCCTGTCCTCCCGATAAGAACAAAATCACCAAGCAACTCAGTGATGCCCTAAACGATTGCGATGTGATTCTTTATGATAGACTGATAGATGCCAATATTTTGGATGGCGTTAGGGCAAAGAAGGTGTTTGTTGGCAAGCAGCCATACAAGAAACATCCAACGCAAGAGTCCATCAACGATATGATAAAGATGTATCTGAAAAAGGGTTTGAGGGTTGTGAGACTAAAAGGTGGGGATGCAGCGTTTTTTTCCAGAGCGACGGAAGAGATAGCCGTTGCCAAGCAGCTAAATGCAGAAGTTTGCTGGATAGCGGGCATTACATCAGCCTCACTTTTGTGTGAGAGGCTCAAAACATCCCTTACCGTTAGAGGGGTTTCCAACGGCGTTATCTTCATCACAGGCCACACAAAAGATAATAAAATAGAGGAGGAATACGATTGGGATGCAATAGTAAGGCTGAATATGACACTTGTGATCTATATGGGTATAAAGAACCTTCCTCTGATATCACAACTATTAATGGATAAAGGTATGGATCCGAAAACGCCTGTGGCTGTGGGCATGAATCTCGGTTTTGATGATGAGAGGGTGGAGTTTTTCTATCTAAAAGAGCTAAAAACGGAAGGTATAAACCTTAAACCGCCGGCTATTGTTGTTATCGGCGATGTTTTGAAGTATAGTTTAAAAGATTAG
- a CDS encoding FecCD family ABC transporter permease: MKLKPIYLYVILILLSAVCFVAGLLFGSFLVNPFNMSATDVSIILGYRLPRSLEAYLVGASLGLSGAVLQIILRNPLADGFTAGVSSASAVGAVFALCLGVSSAFIPLFAVVFGVFGIALVLALSKDSLDYTTLILAGIVLNIISTALIGFLKYVYQESIGGIVFWLMGGFFSVSFFKAFLLFVVFAVVFVVFLRSSLEMNLLSFDLKSATSLGLDVRIVRMIGFGLSAALVAVGVSFSGIIAFVGLITPHIVRAVAGYDSKVVMIGSSLFGGAFLLVSDLLSRCIAPSSEELPVGILTSFIGGIFFFYLLLKNKKGMWYG, from the coding sequence ATGAAACTAAAACCGATCTATCTTTATGTTATTTTAATTCTTCTGAGTGCTGTTTGCTTTGTTGCTGGTTTACTGTTTGGCTCTTTTTTGGTAAACCCGTTTAATATGAGTGCGACGGATGTTAGTATCATTTTAGGCTATAGGCTGCCCCGCTCACTGGAGGCCTATCTTGTGGGCGCTTCACTGGGATTGAGCGGGGCTGTCTTGCAAATTATTTTGAGGAACCCGTTGGCTGATGGGTTTACAGCCGGTGTATCCTCTGCCTCGGCTGTGGGGGCTGTTTTTGCCCTGTGTTTGGGTGTAAGTTCTGCTTTTATCCCCCTGTTTGCTGTTGTGTTTGGCGTTTTTGGCATAGCATTGGTTTTGGCTTTGTCTAAAGATTCACTGGATTATACGACGCTGATTTTAGCTGGTATTGTTTTAAACATAATATCCACCGCCTTGATCGGTTTTTTAAAGTATGTTTATCAGGAAAGTATAGGCGGTATAGTTTTTTGGCTTATGGGCGGGTTTTTTAGCGTAAGTTTTTTTAAGGCTTTCCTGCTTTTTGTTGTGTTTGCTGTTGTGTTTGTTGTGTTTTTGAGGTCATCTTTGGAGATGAATCTGCTTTCATTTGACCTAAAAAGCGCAACCTCTTTAGGGTTGGATGTCAGGATTGTTAGAATGATAGGCTTTGGATTGTCTGCAGCTTTAGTGGCTGTGGGCGTTAGCTTTTCCGGTATAATAGCGTTTGTGGGTTTGATTACACCGCATATAGTCAGGGCAGTCGCAGGTTATGACTCTAAGGTAGTTATGATCGGTTCTTCTCTGTTTGGTGGGGCTTTCTTGCTGGTATCTGACTTACTTTCCCGCTGTATTGCACCATCCTCTGAGGAATTGCCCGTTGGTATTTTGACCTCTTTTATTGGCGGTATTTTCTTTTTTTACCTTTTACTTAAAAATAAAAAGGGTATGTGGTATGGCTAA
- the cobI gene encoding precorrin-2 C(20)-methyltransferase — MNKVFVIGLGAGDSGLITLKAYEILKGCDVVITPKSKLSPRSVALEIVKDIVEKDRIEFFNFPTTNDEGDLKEAYDREANRIKQLISQGKRVAYTTIGDVSIYSTFNYLSERLTHLGVDFEIVEGVPSFISLANRVKKPLVLKGESFAVVELKEGVDKIVRLFELVDTVVVMKIGGRIRQLFELIRSVKLEYAYLGSRLYLEGERIIDLMDAKQDEISDAYLSVAILKRLK, encoded by the coding sequence ATGAATAAGGTTTTTGTTATTGGCCTTGGTGCTGGCGATAGTGGGCTCATCACGCTTAAGGCTTATGAGATTTTAAAGGGTTGCGATGTTGTGATAACACCTAAATCAAAACTATCTCCAAGAAGCGTGGCATTGGAGATTGTAAAAGATATTGTTGAAAAGGATAGGATTGAGTTTTTTAATTTTCCCACAACCAACGACGAAGGGGATCTAAAGGAAGCATACGATAGAGAGGCTAACAGGATAAAGCAACTCATAAGCCAGGGCAAAAGGGTTGCATACACCACCATAGGCGATGTTTCCATATATTCGACCTTTAACTATCTGTCTGAAAGATTGACACATCTTGGTGTGGATTTTGAGATTGTCGAGGGGGTGCCGTCTTTTATATCGTTAGCCAATAGGGTTAAAAAGCCTTTGGTGTTAAAGGGTGAATCGTTTGCCGTTGTTGAGCTAAAAGAGGGTGTAGATAAAATTGTTAGACTGTTTGAGCTTGTAGATACAGTTGTTGTTATGAAGATAGGAGGTAGGATTAGGCAGCTTTTTGAACTGATAAGGAGCGTTAAGCTTGAATATGCTTACCTTGGAAGCAGGCTCTACCTTGAGGGTGAAAGGATCATCGATCTTATGGATGCAAAACAGGATGAAATATCGGATGCATATCTGTCTGTTGCTATACTGAAGAGGTTGAAATGA
- the cbiE gene encoding precorrin-6y C5,15-methyltransferase (decarboxylating) subunit CbiE, with the protein MEGHKFIYVISVGCGSKEYLTIKAEKTVKNMDILIGHSRFGNLFDVPFIGLKNLSTDLDEVIKRYWGKKIGILVSGDAGFFSLAKTVYKRYKPYIKEVIPGISSFQLLFAKLKRGYEDVEFLSAHSKSSLKTDNLPNKSFILLCGKNGLPETIKASEVFKNFDIFAGCNLSLKDEGIFKIETEEDLDKLKQCKLCILFFERKA; encoded by the coding sequence TTGGAAGGGCATAAATTCATCTATGTCATATCTGTGGGTTGTGGATCTAAAGAATACCTTACCATCAAAGCGGAAAAAACAGTAAAGAATATGGACATACTTATAGGACATAGCCGTTTTGGTAATCTATTTGATGTTCCATTTATAGGGCTTAAAAACCTATCGACAGACCTGGATGAAGTTATAAAAAGATACTGGGGTAAAAAAATAGGCATTCTTGTATCCGGTGATGCAGGCTTCTTCTCTCTGGCCAAAACTGTGTATAAAAGATACAAGCCATACATTAAAGAGGTGATACCAGGTATATCATCCTTTCAGCTCTTATTTGCAAAGCTAAAGAGAGGCTATGAGGATGTTGAGTTCCTATCGGCACACTCAAAAAGTTCACTTAAAACAGATAACCTGCCAAATAAAAGCTTTATCCTGTTGTGCGGAAAAAACGGATTGCCAGAAACAATAAAAGCATCAGAGGTGTTCAAAAACTTCGATATATTTGCAGGCTGCAATCTATCTTTAAAAGACGAAGGCATTTTTAAGATAGAAACAGAGGAGGATCTGGATAAATTAAAACAGTGCAAACTGTGTATTTTGTTTTTTGAAAGGAAGGCATAA
- the cobM gene encoding precorrin-4 C(11)-methyltransferase yields the protein MGKVYFIGAGPGDPELLTVKGLKLLKKCGVVIYAGSLINKEFLSFTTAKELYDSSKLNLNQIISIMEQAINRGLDVARLHSGDPSVYGAIAEQINELKKRSIEYEVIPGISAAFAAAASLGVELTAPQISQTILISRVEGRTPMPEGEDLSRIAKCPGTVCLYLSVNRIEEISKAFLKHRKPDTAVAVCYKVSWDDEMVVKGTLADISKKVKQKGINRQAVVIIGEALKENIQAYSKLYDEKFSHGFRD from the coding sequence ATGGGTAAGGTGTATTTTATTGGCGCAGGTCCTGGGGATCCTGAATTGTTGACCGTAAAAGGGCTAAAGCTTTTAAAAAAGTGCGGAGTTGTGATATATGCAGGGAGTCTGATAAACAAAGAGTTCCTATCGTTTACCACCGCAAAAGAGCTTTATGATTCATCCAAGCTAAACCTAAACCAAATAATATCGATAATGGAGCAGGCAATAAATAGGGGATTGGATGTTGCACGACTGCACAGCGGTGACCCATCGGTGTATGGTGCAATTGCCGAACAGATCAACGAGCTAAAGAAAAGAAGCATAGAGTATGAGGTTATACCGGGAATTAGTGCTGCCTTCGCAGCAGCAGCCAGTTTAGGCGTTGAATTAACCGCGCCTCAGATCTCACAAACCATCCTGATAAGCAGGGTTGAGGGAAGAACCCCGATGCCAGAAGGAGAAGATCTATCAAGAATAGCAAAATGCCCGGGAACTGTATGTCTTTACCTGTCCGTAAACAGGATAGAGGAGATATCAAAGGCGTTTTTAAAGCATAGAAAGCCCGACACAGCTGTGGCTGTATGCTATAAGGTGTCGTGGGACGATGAGATGGTTGTAAAGGGGACGCTTGCCGATATATCTAAAAAGGTAAAGCAAAAAGGCATAAACAGGCAAGCTGTTGTAATTATTGGCGAGGCTTTGAAAGAAAATATTCAGGCATACTCAAAGTTATACGATGAGAAGTTTTCACATGGATTCAGGGACTAA
- a CDS encoding cobalamin biosynthesis protein: MRSFHMDSGTNTAFVIIRQEGLKIAKPLKDALGGIIYAREGIKDNGVVEFSKLKELFRTLFSSKKNIIAIMATGIAVRMISGLPKSKYRDPAVVVVDEGGRFAISLLSGHEGGANRLSLKISSVIGCQPVITTATESLKRYVVGIGFRKHTTKEQLKEAILKALDIAGIMLNDVRLISTCWHKANSKSLLDASLELGLQVRFLPKFLYENELYRFERSLAEKYIGIKNVAEASALIASFNPTLILKKTVFDGVTIAIAREGMFGL; the protein is encoded by the coding sequence ATGAGAAGTTTTCACATGGATTCAGGGACTAACACGGCGTTTGTCATCATCAGACAGGAGGGGTTAAAGATAGCAAAACCCCTAAAGGATGCCTTAGGCGGTATTATTTATGCAAGGGAAGGGATAAAAGACAACGGCGTTGTTGAATTTAGCAAGCTAAAAGAATTATTTAGAACTCTTTTTTCCTCCAAAAAAAATATAATTGCCATAATGGCCACAGGCATAGCCGTTAGGATGATCTCAGGTCTGCCAAAGAGCAAATACCGCGATCCAGCCGTGGTGGTTGTAGATGAAGGGGGCAGATTTGCCATAAGCCTGTTGTCAGGGCATGAGGGTGGCGCTAACAGATTAAGCCTCAAGATAAGCTCTGTCATAGGCTGTCAACCTGTAATTACAACAGCCACAGAATCACTGAAACGGTATGTTGTGGGCATAGGCTTTAGAAAACACACAACAAAGGAGCAGCTAAAAGAGGCAATACTAAAGGCTTTGGATATAGCAGGTATCATGTTAAACGATGTGAGACTTATATCCACATGCTGGCATAAGGCAAACAGCAAAAGCCTATTGGATGCCTCTTTGGAATTGGGATTGCAGGTGAGGTTTTTGCCTAAATTCCTATACGAGAATGAGCTATACAGGTTTGAGAGATCCTTGGCAGAGAAATACATAGGCATAAAGAATGTGGCCGAGGCATCTGCACTTATAGCATCGTTCAATCCAACACTTATACTGAAAAAGACGGTGTTTGATGGTGTAACCATCGCTATAGCAAGGGAGGGGATGTTTGGCTTATAA
- a CDS encoding ABC transporter substrate-binding protein, whose translation MWILSLVLIGLFSLDGFCFDRVVILAPDAADIFIKLDLKDRVVGITRHVKGFDKAKKVGSHLRPNIEIIKALNPDLIVLKKKNEIDESMFSHVRFYYYNPQTLGGILTQVERIGVLFGKKQQAERLIDSLKSKLKFIGILKRKPRVVFEVMQMPYILAGNRSIVGDIIKTAGGINIIDKNRYFVRTSPEVVFLKKPDIYLYEVGPMNKNPTPPNKRILLKKLNMMVVKVDESKFLRSNTVSFDSAVYLYRIFRKWSEHVR comes from the coding sequence GTGTGGATTTTAAGTCTTGTTCTGATCGGTTTGTTTTCGCTTGATGGATTTTGCTTTGACAGGGTTGTGATACTCGCACCGGACGCAGCAGACATATTTATAAAACTGGATTTAAAGGATAGGGTTGTTGGCATAACAAGGCATGTTAAGGGTTTTGATAAAGCAAAAAAGGTGGGCAGCCACTTAAGACCCAATATCGAGATAATAAAAGCCCTAAATCCCGACTTGATTGTGTTAAAAAAGAAAAACGAGATAGATGAGTCTATGTTCAGCCATGTTAGGTTTTACTATTACAATCCGCAGACGCTTGGCGGTATATTAACCCAGGTTGAAAGAATAGGGGTTTTGTTTGGCAAAAAACAGCAGGCTGAAAGGCTTATAGATAGCTTAAAGTCCAAGCTCAAATTTATCGGGATATTAAAAAGAAAACCCCGTGTGGTGTTTGAGGTTATGCAGATGCCGTATATCTTAGCAGGAAATAGATCCATTGTTGGTGATATCATAAAAACAGCAGGGGGTATAAACATAATTGACAAGAACAGGTATTTTGTAAGGACATCTCCAGAGGTTGTGTTCTTGAAAAAGCCGGATATTTACCTGTATGAGGTTGGGCCTATGAATAAAAATCCAACACCCCCAAACAAAAGGATTTTACTTAAAAAGCTCAATATGATGGTTGTAAAGGTGGATGAAAGCAAGTTTTTAAGGTCAAACACCGTCTCATTTGATAGCGCCGTTTATCTATACAGGATCTTTAGAAAATGGAGTGAACATGTCCGCTAA
- the cbiD gene encoding cobalt-precorrin-5B (C(1))-methyltransferase CbiD: MRKGFTTGTAAAAATKAAIIYKKTGKLPEYVFVNLPNKKSLKIPVFLEDGLVGVKKDAGDDPDITNNIKIFSKITIEEGKKDIIIDGGEGVGLVVKKGLQVDVGRKAINPVPQKMIKENAIPLIGDNERILVEIIVPDGKRIAKKTFNERLGIIDGISILGTTGIVEPMSVKALIASIECEIDVLVANNEDYFFLVPGRIGERHLKSLTDAPCVQVSNYFDGAFNYLKQKGIRKFGIAGHPGKIAKLAMGYYNTHSRFSPQAIDFVKTIEGIEQNVNTVEEICQLKGYLGLNKTASLVKERVKNDFGFEVDVILFDMKGKLVGRA, from the coding sequence ATGAGAAAGGGTTTTACCACAGGAACTGCCGCAGCTGCAGCAACCAAAGCTGCAATCATATACAAAAAAACAGGCAAACTGCCGGAGTATGTCTTTGTAAACCTTCCAAATAAGAAAAGCTTAAAAATACCTGTTTTTTTAGAAGACGGTCTTGTGGGTGTAAAAAAGGATGCGGGGGATGATCCGGATATCACAAACAACATAAAAATTTTCTCAAAGATCACCATAGAAGAGGGGAAAAAAGATATAATTATCGATGGTGGTGAGGGTGTTGGCCTTGTTGTAAAAAAGGGGTTGCAGGTGGATGTAGGCAGGAAAGCCATAAACCCGGTACCGCAAAAGATGATAAAAGAAAACGCTATCCCTCTTATAGGTGATAACGAAAGGATTCTTGTTGAGATTATAGTCCCTGACGGCAAAAGGATAGCAAAAAAGACATTTAACGAAAGACTGGGTATAATTGATGGGATATCCATCTTAGGCACGACCGGTATAGTTGAGCCTATGAGCGTTAAGGCTTTGATCGCATCTATTGAGTGTGAGATCGATGTTTTAGTTGCGAACAACGAAGATTATTTCTTCTTGGTTCCGGGCAGGATAGGCGAAAGGCATCTGAAAAGCTTAACAGATGCACCCTGCGTTCAGGTTAGCAATTACTTTGATGGGGCTTTTAATTACTTAAAGCAAAAGGGCATTCGCAAATTCGGTATAGCAGGGCATCCGGGCAAGATCGCAAAGCTGGCTATGGGTTATTACAACACACACTCAAGGTTTTCTCCCCAGGCGATCGATTTTGTAAAAACCATAGAGGGAATAGAGCAAAATGTAAATACCGTTGAGGAGATATGCCAGCTAAAGGGCTATCTTGGCCTAAACAAAACAGCTTCTTTGGTTAAAGAAAGGGTTAAAAACGATTTTGGCTTTGAGGTTGATGTTATACTGTTTGATATGAAGGGGAAGCTTGTTGGAAGGGCATAA
- a CDS encoding sirohydrochlorin cobaltochelatase produces MKRLLGIVLTVLLVLSFSGFGYAKQLDSNRVAIVLADFGTTYPTGFVDILNIEKQVKKAFPHEKVVFAFTSNIIRHIWHKRKHDKKFLERYPQAKEFLNVKGPLATIADLQDAGYKTIIVQPTHIYDGEEFHDLCSYVAGLNAIKTMKKKYMPFKKLVVGRPALGRNVWKYDYHEDIKIAAKALADDVEFAKKKDAALVYMGHGNEFYSTGVYAEFQKELRRVYKTDRIFIGTVEGFPSLEDTLEAAKKAGVKKVVLKPLMVVAGDHANNDMCGKDKDSWKSTFERTGVDVICDIHGLGENNRWVNIYIQHIKDVAQDNGIQLR; encoded by the coding sequence ATGAAAAGACTCCTGGGCATTGTGCTAACCGTTTTGTTGGTTTTGTCTTTTTCGGGTTTTGGTTATGCAAAACAGCTGGATTCAAACAGGGTGGCCATAGTTCTAGCGGATTTTGGAACGACCTATCCAACCGGTTTTGTTGATATTCTGAATATAGAAAAACAGGTGAAGAAGGCTTTTCCGCATGAAAAGGTCGTATTTGCCTTTACATCCAACATTATCAGACACATATGGCATAAAAGAAAACATGATAAGAAATTCCTTGAGAGGTATCCTCAGGCTAAAGAATTTCTAAATGTTAAAGGGCCACTTGCCACGATAGCGGATCTGCAGGATGCAGGTTATAAAACGATCATCGTTCAGCCAACCCATATCTATGACGGTGAGGAGTTTCACGATCTTTGCTCGTATGTTGCCGGTTTAAATGCGATCAAAACGATGAAGAAGAAGTATATGCCGTTTAAAAAGCTCGTTGTTGGAAGGCCGGCTTTGGGTAGGAATGTGTGGAAGTATGACTATCATGAGGATATAAAAATAGCAGCTAAAGCGTTGGCTGATGATGTTGAGTTTGCAAAGAAAAAGGATGCAGCTTTGGTCTATATGGGGCATGGAAACGAATTTTACTCTACAGGTGTGTATGCTGAATTCCAAAAGGAGCTAAGAAGGGTTTATAAGACGGATAGGATTTTTATTGGAACGGTTGAGGGTTTTCCATCTTTGGAGGATACGCTTGAGGCTGCTAAAAAAGCGGGTGTAAAAAAGGTTGTGCTTAAGCCTTTGATGGTGGTTGCAGGTGATCATGCCAATAACGATATGTGCGGTAAGGATAAAGATTCGTGGAAATCTACGTTTGAGAGAACTGGTGTTGATGTGATCTGCGATATTCACGGTCTTGGTGAAAACAACAGATGGGTAAACATATACATTCAGCACATAAAGGATGTTGCACAGGATAACGGAATACAGCTAAGATGA
- a CDS encoding ABC transporter ATP-binding protein yields MAKLEVFNLKLKRNRFELSVDRLVIENTEKIAVLGENGSGKTTLLEVISGNLKDYSGNVLIDGSDIEQLKKKTKARMVSFLPQFTDVLFSQTVYELVLLGRYPHSSGYFTEQDKKKTLEVLEEFGLLDIKDVGYFELSGGQKRRVMIARTVNQDAALSIFDEPFANLDIKHSLSILNRMSLTKKTIIASIHDVNLAVAFFDRIIILKNGSIIFLGKPLDLNTEVLHEAFGVDFKSCSDRFVFA; encoded by the coding sequence ATGGCTAAACTTGAGGTGTTTAATCTAAAACTAAAAAGAAATAGATTTGAGCTTTCCGTTGATAGATTGGTTATAGAAAACACTGAAAAGATAGCTGTCTTGGGCGAAAATGGCAGTGGAAAGACCACGCTGCTTGAGGTGATATCGGGCAATCTAAAGGATTACAGTGGGAATGTTCTCATAGATGGGTCTGATATTGAACAACTTAAGAAAAAAACCAAAGCCAGGATGGTATCCTTTCTTCCCCAGTTTACCGATGTGCTTTTCTCCCAAACCGTTTATGAACTTGTTTTGCTTGGCAGATATCCCCACAGCAGCGGTTATTTCACAGAACAGGATAAAAAAAAGACGCTTGAGGTGCTTGAGGAGTTTGGATTGTTAGATATTAAGGATGTTGGTTATTTTGAGTTATCCGGCGGCCAGAAAAGAAGGGTAATGATAGCAAGAACGGTTAATCAGGATGCCGCATTGAGTATCTTTGATGAGCCGTTTGCAAACCTCGATATAAAACACTCACTGTCCATTTTAAACAGGATGAGCCTAACAAAAAAGACTATAATCGCATCGATACACGATGTTAATTTGGCTGTAGCTTTTTTTGATAGGATTATTATTTTAAAAAACGGTTCTATAATATTTCTTGGGAAGCCGCTTGATTTAAATACGGAGGTATTACATGAGGCCTTTGGTGTGGATTTTAAGTCTTGTTCTGATCGGTTTGTTTTCGCTTGA
- the cobJ gene encoding precorrin-3B C(17)-methyltransferase, with translation MAYKLFVVGIGPGDLELLTIKAKRAIEESYAICGYSTYIQQIEGLIKDKTVFSNGMGGEIERVKKAIAFAETGNTTSIISGGDSSLYGMASVVIQLAPDWIDIEIIPGITAALAVSARIGAPISDDLAIISMSDLLTPWEVIQKRIEAVNVGDFVCAIYNPKSRKRDWQLKYALDSFFKQRGDLWCASVKNCCKEKELIKIDRISNFDYNFVDMATTVIVGNTKTQFKNGNLITPRGYKVV, from the coding sequence TTGGCTTATAAACTGTTTGTTGTTGGCATAGGACCCGGGGATTTGGAGCTGTTAACTATAAAGGCAAAAAGGGCTATAGAGGAGTCCTATGCTATCTGTGGTTATTCAACATACATACAACAGATTGAGGGGTTGATAAAAGACAAAACCGTATTCTCAAACGGTATGGGCGGAGAGATAGAAAGGGTAAAAAAAGCTATAGCATTTGCCGAGACTGGTAATACAACCTCCATCATTAGCGGGGGTGATTCATCCCTTTACGGTATGGCTTCGGTTGTTATTCAGCTTGCACCTGATTGGATCGATATTGAGATTATACCGGGCATAACAGCCGCATTGGCCGTATCTGCAAGGATAGGTGCTCCCATAAGTGATGATCTGGCTATTATTTCGATGTCGGATCTTCTAACGCCGTGGGAGGTTATACAAAAAAGGATCGAGGCGGTAAATGTGGGCGATTTTGTGTGTGCTATTTATAACCCCAAAAGCAGAAAGAGGGATTGGCAGCTAAAGTATGCATTGGATAGCTTTTTTAAACAAAGGGGCGATCTGTGGTGCGCCTCCGTAAAAAACTGCTGCAAAGAAAAAGAGCTGATTAAGATAGACCGCATATCAAATTTCGACTATAATTTCGTGGATATGGCAACAACGGTAATAGTGGGCAACACCAAAACACAGTTTAAAAACGGCAATTTAATCACCCCTCGCGGATACAAAGTAGTATGA